The genomic region CCGGGTCCAGGGCGCCGCCGATGGTGCCCCAGCGCAGCTCGCCGGGCCGCCCGGGGTCCTGGTCGAGCAGCAGCAGGCACTCGCCCGCCGCGCTGACCGGGAGCACCCGGGCGGTCGCGCGCAGCACCGGCTCCATCAACGCGGCCCCATCAGTCGGTGCCGGACTCCATCGCCGCGGCGTCGAGCGCCTCGTCGTCGATGTCGTCGCCCGAGCGGGGGTTCTGGGTGATCCGGTCGTAGCCGCCGGGCTCGATCTCGCCGTAGAGCGTGCCGTTCTCGACCAGCACCTGGCCCTGGTCGAGCGGCTGGTCGGCGTACAGCTCGAGCTTGGCGCGGCTGTCGGCGATGTCGAGGTTGCGCATCGTGAGCTGGCCGATGCGGTCCAGCGGGCCGAACGCGGCGTTCTCGGTGCGCTCCATCGACAGCTTGTCGGGGTGGTAGGAGAACGCGGGACCGTCGGTGGAGACGATCGAGTAGTCCTCGCCGCGGCGCAGCCGCAGCACGACCTCGCCGGTGACCAGCGAGGCGACCCAGCGCTGCAGCGCCTCACGGATCATCAGCGACTGCGGGTCGAGCCAGCGGCCCTCGTACATCAGCCGCCCGAGCCGGCGCCCGTCGTTGTGGAAGCTGGCGATCGTGTCCTCGTTGTGGATCGCGTTGAGCAGGCGCTCGTAGGCGATCCACAGCAGCGCCATGCCCGGGGCCTCGTAGATGCCGCGCGACTTGGCCTCGATGATGCGGTTCTCGATCTGGTCGGACATGCCCAGCCCGTGGCGCCCGCCGATCGTGTTGGCCTCGTGGACCAGCGCGACCGGGTCGTCGAAGCGCACCCCGTTGATGGCGACCGGGCGGCCGGCCTCGTAGGCGATGGTGACGTCCTCGGTGGGGATCTCCACCGAGGGGTCCCAGAACTTCACGCCCATGATCGGCTCGACGACCTCGAGCGAGG from Nocardioides salarius harbors:
- the argG gene encoding argininosuccinate synthase, with product MSKVLTTLPKGERVGIAFSGGLDTSVAVAWMRDKGAVPCTYTADIGQYDEPDISGVPGRAVEYGAEIARAVDCRTQLVEEGFAAIACGAFHIRSGGRTYFNTTPLGRAVTGTMLVRAMHEDGVDIWGDGSTFKGNDIERFYRYGLMANPDLRIYKPWLDADFVHELGGRDEMSQWLTEHGLPYRDSKEKAYSTDANIWGATHEAKTLEHLDTSLEVVEPIMGVKFWDPSVEIPTEDVTIAYEAGRPVAINGVRFDDPVALVHEANTIGGRHGLGMSDQIENRIIEAKSRGIYEAPGMALLWIAYERLLNAIHNEDTIASFHNDGRRLGRLMYEGRWLDPQSLMIREALQRWVASLVTGEVVLRLRRGEDYSIVSTDGPAFSYHPDKLSMERTENAAFGPLDRIGQLTMRNLDIADSRAKLELYADQPLDQGQVLVENGTLYGEIEPGGYDRITQNPRSGDDIDDEALDAAAMESGTD